From uncultured Pseudodesulfovibrio sp.:
CAAGTGCCGTCCTTGCAACATCCTGTGCGGGGTAGGCGGAGCTGGTTTGTTCTCAGATGGTAAATTGAATTTTATTCACAAGCTCGGGAAGACGGACCTGACACAGTTTGTCGGTGTTACCGAAGCCCACGCCCTGATCGAAGAGACTGAAGAAATCTTCAATCGATTCGGCATGGACGGGCAGGTTTTCCCTACTGACATGGATATGGCCAAGGAAATCCGTAAGGACGCCCGTAAACATGGCATCGACCTGTTGGTTATTAAGCAGAAGCATCTGGGCAGCGATAATCTGCCTGGGCATATTGCAGGGATGGCTGATTATATTCAGGACAAAGGTGTTACTTTCCATACATCCGAGAACGTCAAGGATGTCACTGTGGACAAGGGGCGCGTCACTGGCGTGATCACCAACCGTGGCGAGTATAAGGCCAAGAATGTCATTCTGGCTCCGGGCCGTGTCGGGGCGGAATGGGTCGGGCATGTCGTGCAAAATCATGGTATCGAAGTATCCCAGCGTGGAATTGAAGTGGGCGTGCGCGTCGAGGTCCATAACGAGATCATGCAGGACTTATGTTCCGTGATTTATGATCCGACTTTTTTTGTGCGTACCAATAAATACGATGACCAGACCCGCACGTTCTGCACAAATTACGGTGGATTCGTGGCTCTGGAAAATTATCAGGACTTTGTCTGCGTCAATGGTCATGCACTCATGAATACCAAGTCCGAGAATACTAACTTCGCCTTTTTGTCCAAGGTCGTGCTGAATGATCCTGTCGAGGACAATCAGGCCTATGGTGAATCCATCGGACGACTGGCGACCTTGATTGGTGGTGGCAAGCCCATCCTGCAACGGTTTGGCGATTTGCGTCGCGGACGTCGTTCCACATGGGACCGTATCGGTAACGGCTACATCGAACCAACCATGAAAAACGTAGTGCCGGGTGATATTGCCATGGCTCTGCCCGAGCGTATTCTGACCAACCTTATGGACGGTCTGGAACAACTCAATAATGTGGTACCCGGTGTGTCCAACGATGAGACGTTGTTGTATGCGCCTGAAATCAAGTTCTTTGCTACACAGGTAGATACCCGAGAACATTTGGAGACAAGTGTTGAAGGGTTGTTTGTGGCTGGGGACGGCCCCGGTGTGGCGGGGAATATCGTTGGTGCCTCTGCAACTGCGCTTATTCCTGCCAAGGAGATCATCAAGCGTAGCTAAAATGATTCTGTTTGTATTTATGGCCCGGCATTCGTGTCGGGCCTTTTTTTTGGGCGAATCGTTGAATATTGTGTTTTTTCGAATATTTTCCGGTAAATATGATTGAATATATTGACATACTGTCATTTTGTTGACAGGGAAGATGTATATTAAAGAAATAGCTGCGGGTGCCCTATGACCCGTTTGATGCATAGTCATGTGTAGTTGGAGGAGAGATGGCACTCAACCTAGCCGGTATAATCGGAAACAGTCCTGCCCTAGCCGAAGTGTTCAAGGTGCTGGGAAAGGTTGCTCCCACAGATAGTACGGTATTGGTCACCGGCGAATCCGGTACCGGCAAGGAACTTCTTGTCCGGGCACTGCATCAAAATAGCGAACGCCATAACAAGCCGTTTGTTCCTATCAATTGCGGAGCTATTCCCAAAGAATTGCTCGAATCAGAACTGTTCGGGCATGAGAAGGGAGCGTTTACGCATGCAATTCGTTCCCGTCCCGGTCGATTTGAGTTGGCTGATGGCGGTACTATTTTTCTTGATGAGATTGGCGAGATGGACTTGTCGCTTCAAGTCAAGATTCTTCGTGCGCTTCAGGAGAAAGAAATCGAACGTGTGGGCGGCACCAGTATCAAAAAAGTTGACGTTCGCGTTGTCGCTGCTACTAATCGTGACCTTGAGGGAGAAGTGGCTGCTGGCCGGTTCCGTGAGGATCTGTTCTATCGTCTGAATGTCATTCCTCTGCGTTTGCCAGCGTTGAGAAAACGCGGGAATGATATCCTGCTGCTCGCAGAGCATTTTTTGTGCGATCATTGTTCGAGCAAGGCACGAAAAAAACTCAAACTTTCCGAGAAAGCTCAGGAGATGCTTTTGACATACTCCTGGCCCGGGAATGTTCGTGAGTTGGAAAATTTCATGGAACGTCTTTCCATTCTGTGTGATGGAACCGAAATTTTGCCTGAAGACCTTCCTGCCAAGATTTTTGAAGATATTGGTGAGCGTCCTTTGCGAAAGGTTGAAGTTATTCAACCAGTCGCACCTGTTGGCTTTGC
This genomic window contains:
- a CDS encoding sigma-54 dependent transcriptional regulator gives rise to the protein MALNLAGIIGNSPALAEVFKVLGKVAPTDSTVLVTGESGTGKELLVRALHQNSERHNKPFVPINCGAIPKELLESELFGHEKGAFTHAIRSRPGRFELADGGTIFLDEIGEMDLSLQVKILRALQEKEIERVGGTSIKKVDVRVVAATNRDLEGEVAAGRFREDLFYRLNVIPLRLPALRKRGNDILLLAEHFLCDHCSSKARKKLKLSEKAQEMLLTYSWPGNVRELENFMERLSILCDGTEILPEDLPAKIFEDIGERPLRKVEVIQPVAPVGFAWPMLKDMKDKDLKLKEFLEAIEGRLLAEALELADGVKNKAAELVGIKRTTLIEKLKKRNLL
- a CDS encoding FAD-dependent oxidoreductase, which translates into the protein MLARYREGIMTKTKKTEFDVIIVGGGPAGLFAAYYLAEHSDLDVLLIDKGKLSLKRDCPLSGDQECIKCRPCNILCGVGGAGLFSDGKLNFIHKLGKTDLTQFVGVTEAHALIEETEEIFNRFGMDGQVFPTDMDMAKEIRKDARKHGIDLLVIKQKHLGSDNLPGHIAGMADYIQDKGVTFHTSENVKDVTVDKGRVTGVITNRGEYKAKNVILAPGRVGAEWVGHVVQNHGIEVSQRGIEVGVRVEVHNEIMQDLCSVIYDPTFFVRTNKYDDQTRTFCTNYGGFVALENYQDFVCVNGHALMNTKSENTNFAFLSKVVLNDPVEDNQAYGESIGRLATLIGGGKPILQRFGDLRRGRRSTWDRIGNGYIEPTMKNVVPGDIAMALPERILTNLMDGLEQLNNVVPGVSNDETLLYAPEIKFFATQVDTREHLETSVEGLFVAGDGPGVAGNIVGASATALIPAKEIIKRS